A window from Erythrolamprus reginae isolate rEryReg1 chromosome 9, rEryReg1.hap1, whole genome shotgun sequence encodes these proteins:
- the LOC139172519 gene encoding uncharacterized protein isoform X1 — translation MDTCRLPVEVIAYILSFLPISDRKEASLVDRTWYFAAQDSLRQENVLYNIPATSASLGTIRALAQKGVCNVKMANLDSSTTSRDVIKCVANYLGPHLRSLCLNGSCLTEASFEELLLACPNLVALDLSSCNSVFMSGTLLSKKETLSQAQETLANLQELNLSSVRYLSDLTFNRLTGCCPQLAKLVLARCHLTFEFDSYSGSHDYNSSALLSFRNLLQFLSRRAAYVKLLDLSGTNINSQAMRTLVQVENLQLEEFVLQACRDLTNESVSILCQHQPHLTTLDLSGCSELSDRAGLAINSRLLDLRCLRLGKLPRMTDAGFQGMSHLKHLQSLDVSECSLVSCSEFVKAFGTNTRPPKLKSLNVAFCSLLKDSTVLSLAETLGKNLRVLDLSSCVSLSNRSIQAIASSLLLLTVLRLAWCKELTDWGLLGIEEPREEREGVKEKDAGPKFSRNFGNMGFFLPPPQDLEQDNLMVINLNQRKAQEQRPASLNTLTRLQELDLTACGKLTDVSIAKVISFPDLRYLSLSLVPSITDTSLLSIAHNCRSLEHLSLSHCTNLTDKGFAEAAGKLSRLQHLVLSGCNQLTPRTLRSIGHECQLLKSLDVSMCSKITMHDVERFQAQLPPQSQTSIQSRFVGGADLSITL, via the exons GTCATCGCTTACATCTTGAGCTTTCTGCCTATCTCTGACAGAAAAGAGGCGTCCCTGGTTGACCGAACTTGGTATTTTGCGGCCCAAGACTCTCTGCGACAG GAAAATGTCCTCTACAACATCCCAGCCACCTCTGCTTCCCTCGGTACCATCCGGGCCTTGGCCCAAAAGGGCGTCTGCAACGTCAAGATGGCAAACCTGGACAGCTCTACCACGTCCCGGGACGTCATCAAATGCGTCGCCAACTACCTGGGCCCCCACCTGCGCAGCCTGTGCCTCAACGGCAGCTGCCTGACCGAAGCCAGCTTTGAGGAGCTCCTACTGGCTTGCCCCAACCTCGTGGCCCTGGACCTGAGCAGTTGCAACAGCGTCTTCATGTCCGGCACCCTGCTGTCCAAAAAAGAGACCTTATCGCAAGCTCAAGAAACGCTCGCCAATTTGCAGGAACTGAACTTGTCCAGCGTAAGGTATTTGTCCGATCTCACTTTCAACCGCCTGACCGGCTGTTGTCCGCAGCTGGCCAAGCTGGTCCTGGCCCGTTGCCACTTGACCTTCGAGTTCGATAGCTACAGCGGCTCCCATGACTACAACTCCTCGGCTCTGCTGTCCTTCCGCAACCTCCTGCAGTTTCTCAGCCGGCGAGCCGCCTACGTAAAGCTTTTGGATTTGAGCGGCACCAACATTAACAGCCAGGCCATGAGGACCCTGGTCCAAGTGGAGAACTTGCAGCTGGAGGAATTCGTCTTGCAAGCTTGCCGGGATCTGACCAACGAGTCGGTAAGCATCCTGTGTCAGCACCAGCCTCATCTGACCACGCTGGACCTCAGCGGCTGCTCTGAGCTATCGGACCGGGCTGGTCTCGCCATCAATTCCCGGCTACTAGATCTCCGGTGCCTGCGCCTGGGGAAGCTGCCACGAATGACCGATGCTGGCTTCCAGGGAATGTCACACCTGAAGCATCTCCAGAGCTTGGACGTGTCTGAATGCAGTCTGGTGAGCTGCAGTGAGTTCGTGAAAGCGTTTGGCACCAACACGAGACCTCCCAAGCTAAAATCTTTGAATGTCGCCTTTTGTTCATTACTGAAG GACAGCACAGTGCTCTCTCTGGCCGAAACTCTAGGCAAGAACCTTCGGGTTTTGGACCTGTCGTCATGCGTGTCGCTTTCTAACCGGAGCATCCAAGCCATCGCCTCCAGCCTTTTACTCTTGACTGTCCTCCGCTTGGCCTGGTGTAAAGAACTGACCGACTGGGGCTTACTAGGGATTGAGGAGCCCAGAGAGGAGCGTGAAGGCGTCAAAGAG AAAGACGCTGGCCCAAAGTTCAGCAGGAACTTTGGCAACATGGGGTTTTTTCTGCCCCCACCCCAGGATTTGGAACAGGATAATTTGATGGTCATTAATCTCAACCAACGGAAGGCCCAAGAGCAGCGGCCAGCATCTTTGAACACCTTGACCCGCCTGCAAGAGCTGGATCTGACCGCCTGCGGGAAGCTGACGGACGTGAGCATAGCCAAG GTTATTAGCTTCCCAGATCTTCGCTACCTCTCCCTCAGCCTCGTGCCCAGCATCACCGACACCAGCCTCCTCTCTATTGCGCACAACTGCCGGAGCTTGGAGCACCTTTCGCTGAGCCACTGCACAAACCTGACGGACAAAGGCTTTGCCGAGGCAGCTGGAAAGTTATCCAGGCTACAGCATCTTGTCCTTTCGGGCTGCAACCAGCTGACGCCCAG GACCCTGAGGTCCATCGGCCATGAGTGCCAGCTGCTGAAGTCCTTAGATGTCTCCATGTGCAGCAAGATCACCATGCACGACGTCGAACGCTTCCAGGCGCAGCTGCCACCTCAAAGCCAAACCAGCATCCAGTCGCGGTTTGTGGGTGGAGCAGACCtttccatcaccctttga
- the LOC139172519 gene encoding uncharacterized protein isoform X2, with protein MDTCRLPVEVIAYILSFLPISDRKEASLVDRTWYFAAQDSLRQENVLYNIPATSASLGTIRALAQKGVCNVKMANLDSSTTSRDVIKCVANYLGPHLRSLCLNGSCLTEASFEELLLACPNLVALDLSSCNSVFMSGTLLSKKETLSQAQETLANLQELNLSSVRYLSDLTFNRLTGCCPQLAKLVLARCHLTFEFDSYSGSHDYNSSALLSFRNLLQFLSRRAAYVKLLDLSGTNINSQAMRTLVQVENLQLEEFVLQACRDLTNESVSILCQHQPHLTTLDLSGCSELSDRAGLAINSRLLDLRCLRLGKLPRMTDAGFQGMSHLKHLQSLDVSECSLVSCSEFVKAFGTNTRPPKLKSLNVAFCSLLKDSTVLSLAETLGKNLRVLDLSSCVSLSNRSIQAIASSLLLLTVLRLAWCKELTDWGLLGIEEPREEREGVKEDLEQDNLMVINLNQRKAQEQRPASLNTLTRLQELDLTACGKLTDVSIAKVISFPDLRYLSLSLVPSITDTSLLSIAHNCRSLEHLSLSHCTNLTDKGFAEAAGKLSRLQHLVLSGCNQLTPRTLRSIGHECQLLKSLDVSMCSKITMHDVERFQAQLPPQSQTSIQSRFVGGADLSITL; from the exons GTCATCGCTTACATCTTGAGCTTTCTGCCTATCTCTGACAGAAAAGAGGCGTCCCTGGTTGACCGAACTTGGTATTTTGCGGCCCAAGACTCTCTGCGACAG GAAAATGTCCTCTACAACATCCCAGCCACCTCTGCTTCCCTCGGTACCATCCGGGCCTTGGCCCAAAAGGGCGTCTGCAACGTCAAGATGGCAAACCTGGACAGCTCTACCACGTCCCGGGACGTCATCAAATGCGTCGCCAACTACCTGGGCCCCCACCTGCGCAGCCTGTGCCTCAACGGCAGCTGCCTGACCGAAGCCAGCTTTGAGGAGCTCCTACTGGCTTGCCCCAACCTCGTGGCCCTGGACCTGAGCAGTTGCAACAGCGTCTTCATGTCCGGCACCCTGCTGTCCAAAAAAGAGACCTTATCGCAAGCTCAAGAAACGCTCGCCAATTTGCAGGAACTGAACTTGTCCAGCGTAAGGTATTTGTCCGATCTCACTTTCAACCGCCTGACCGGCTGTTGTCCGCAGCTGGCCAAGCTGGTCCTGGCCCGTTGCCACTTGACCTTCGAGTTCGATAGCTACAGCGGCTCCCATGACTACAACTCCTCGGCTCTGCTGTCCTTCCGCAACCTCCTGCAGTTTCTCAGCCGGCGAGCCGCCTACGTAAAGCTTTTGGATTTGAGCGGCACCAACATTAACAGCCAGGCCATGAGGACCCTGGTCCAAGTGGAGAACTTGCAGCTGGAGGAATTCGTCTTGCAAGCTTGCCGGGATCTGACCAACGAGTCGGTAAGCATCCTGTGTCAGCACCAGCCTCATCTGACCACGCTGGACCTCAGCGGCTGCTCTGAGCTATCGGACCGGGCTGGTCTCGCCATCAATTCCCGGCTACTAGATCTCCGGTGCCTGCGCCTGGGGAAGCTGCCACGAATGACCGATGCTGGCTTCCAGGGAATGTCACACCTGAAGCATCTCCAGAGCTTGGACGTGTCTGAATGCAGTCTGGTGAGCTGCAGTGAGTTCGTGAAAGCGTTTGGCACCAACACGAGACCTCCCAAGCTAAAATCTTTGAATGTCGCCTTTTGTTCATTACTGAAG GACAGCACAGTGCTCTCTCTGGCCGAAACTCTAGGCAAGAACCTTCGGGTTTTGGACCTGTCGTCATGCGTGTCGCTTTCTAACCGGAGCATCCAAGCCATCGCCTCCAGCCTTTTACTCTTGACTGTCCTCCGCTTGGCCTGGTGTAAAGAACTGACCGACTGGGGCTTACTAGGGATTGAGGAGCCCAGAGAGGAGCGTGAAGGCGTCAAAGAG GATTTGGAACAGGATAATTTGATGGTCATTAATCTCAACCAACGGAAGGCCCAAGAGCAGCGGCCAGCATCTTTGAACACCTTGACCCGCCTGCAAGAGCTGGATCTGACCGCCTGCGGGAAGCTGACGGACGTGAGCATAGCCAAG GTTATTAGCTTCCCAGATCTTCGCTACCTCTCCCTCAGCCTCGTGCCCAGCATCACCGACACCAGCCTCCTCTCTATTGCGCACAACTGCCGGAGCTTGGAGCACCTTTCGCTGAGCCACTGCACAAACCTGACGGACAAAGGCTTTGCCGAGGCAGCTGGAAAGTTATCCAGGCTACAGCATCTTGTCCTTTCGGGCTGCAACCAGCTGACGCCCAG GACCCTGAGGTCCATCGGCCATGAGTGCCAGCTGCTGAAGTCCTTAGATGTCTCCATGTGCAGCAAGATCACCATGCACGACGTCGAACGCTTCCAGGCGCAGCTGCCACCTCAAAGCCAAACCAGCATCCAGTCGCGGTTTGTGGGTGGAGCAGACCtttccatcaccctttga